ATTTATGATTGGTTGGTGATCAAATGTCTCAATATGGTTGGTACCGGTTTGAGTGGGATGATGAAGATCAAAAAAACGGAAATGTTCAACATTTGCGAGACCACAACATCGAACCAGAAGAAGCGGAGGAATGTTTTTTTCACAATTATCAGTTTTGTCGAGATGAACGACGATTTACTGATATTTACATTTTAGACGGGAGAACCGATCGTGGAAGACGATTGCGATTGGTTTTCCAAGATAAAGGGAACGGGCTTGCCCGGGTCTTTACAGGTTGGGATTTAAAACAGAAAAAGAGGTGAAAAAGGTGAAAAAACGATTTGGCAATCTATCCAAAGGAGAACAGGAAAAGATTGAGATGGAGTACCATCAAATGGATCCAGAAGAATTTGATAATCTAATGTCTGCTGCTAAAACTTATACTACTGCGTCGATCCGTTTACCCGGTGAGTTGGTCGGAAAGTTGAAAGTGGTAGCAAAGTTAGAGGGTGAATGGGGATATCAGTCAATGGTTAGAAAATGGATCACCGAACGCTTGCAACAAGAAACCCGAATGGCGTTGCGATTGTCAGAGATGCCTCTCAAGGAAGTCGTTGCAGTTTTGGAGAAACAGATTATCAAATGAGTGCTTCTTATAACGGAAGAGGTTGCTAACGAACCAAATTTTTCCTAACCTGTCGTTGCAACGGACGGCGGGGGACTGTGCCGTGGTCAGAGTTTTGTGGTCTCTCAAAGTTTTATCTTGCTATCAAACTTTTGTGGTAATTCTCCCCGCCGCACCTGAACTTTATCGTTAGATAGGAAAAAGCAACTATGAACCCAAAGTTACTATCAATATCAATTTTTATA
This sequence is a window from bacterium. Protein-coding genes within it:
- a CDS encoding BrnT family toxin — encoded protein: MVGDQMSQYGWYRFEWDDEDQKNGNVQHLRDHNIEPEEAEECFFHNYQFCRDERRFTDIYILDGRTDRGRRLRLVFQDKGNGLARVFTGWDLKQKKR